The following proteins come from a genomic window of Pyxidicoccus sp. MSG2:
- the acnA gene encoding aconitate hydratase AcnA has protein sequence MTDSFGTKSQLKVGSATYDYYSLAKLAKAHPAVERLPFSLKVLLENLLRNEDGRVVKREHVEKMLAWDPKATPDVEISFHPARVLLQDFTGVPAVVDMAAMREALASMGGDPAKINPRNPADLVIDHSVQIDSFATTAAFKENAELEFERNRERYAFLRWGQSAFKGFGVVPPDIGICHQVNLEFLARVTFREGSTVYPDTLVGTDSHTTMINGLGVVGWGVGGIEAEAALLGQPITMLIPQVVGFKLTGQLPAGATATDLVLTVTQMLRKKGVVGKFVEFFGNGLKSLSLPDRATIANMAPEYGATIGFFPVDEESLNYLRFTGRPDDVVALTEAYAKEQGLWRKDGAADPLFSDTLELDLATVVPSLAGPKRPQDRVPLKDMKSGYEKSLVEMLAAGKSKGEDDEGGGKAKAPAAEVPPERLAQTSTVKAGRSSYQLGHGAVVIASITSCTNTSNPAVLVAAGILAKNAVERGLNPKPWVKTSLAPGSRVVTEYLRDAGLLPYLEAVGFHVVGYGCTTCIGNSGPLPEPVANAVTEADLVVAAVLSGNRNFEGRINPHVRMNYLASPPLVVAYALAGEVGLDLDKEPLGTDPNGRPVFLKDIWPSDEEIRNTIRAAVKPEQFRSQYANAMEGDALWQQLQVTKGSTFKWEPKSTYVRKPPFFENLPKEPKAPQDIKGAHVLALLGDSVTTDHISPAGNIAKTSPAAKYLMAEGVEPKDFNSYGARRGNHEVMVRGTFANIRLKNLLVPGVEGGVTVHIPTRERTSIYDASMKYQAEGTPLVVLAGAEYGTGSSRDWAAKGTQLLGVKAVIAKSFERIHRSNLVGMGVLPLQFEAGQDAQSLGLTGHEKFEITGIAENLAPQKKLTVKATGEGGTKEFTALCRIDTPNELDYYRHGGILQFVLRQLAKA, from the coding sequence ATGACCGACAGTTTCGGCACGAAGTCCCAGCTCAAGGTGGGCTCGGCCACGTACGACTACTACAGCCTGGCCAAACTGGCGAAGGCCCACCCCGCGGTGGAGCGCCTCCCGTTCTCGCTCAAGGTGCTGCTGGAGAACCTGCTGCGCAACGAGGACGGCCGCGTCGTCAAGCGCGAGCACGTGGAGAAGATGCTGGCCTGGGACCCCAAGGCCACCCCGGACGTGGAAATCTCCTTCCACCCCGCCCGCGTCCTCCTCCAGGACTTCACCGGCGTGCCCGCGGTGGTGGACATGGCCGCCATGCGCGAGGCGCTCGCCTCCATGGGCGGCGACCCGGCCAAAATCAACCCGCGCAACCCGGCCGACCTGGTCATCGACCACTCGGTGCAGATCGACTCCTTCGCCACCACGGCGGCCTTCAAGGAGAACGCGGAGCTGGAGTTCGAGCGCAACCGTGAGCGCTATGCCTTCCTGCGCTGGGGCCAGAGCGCGTTCAAGGGCTTCGGCGTCGTCCCGCCGGACATCGGCATCTGCCACCAGGTGAACCTGGAGTTCCTCGCCCGCGTGACGTTCCGCGAGGGCAGCACCGTGTACCCGGACACGCTGGTGGGCACCGACAGCCACACCACGATGATCAACGGCCTGGGCGTGGTGGGCTGGGGCGTGGGCGGAATCGAAGCCGAGGCCGCGCTGCTCGGCCAGCCGATTACGATGCTGATTCCCCAGGTGGTGGGCTTCAAGCTGACGGGCCAGCTGCCCGCGGGCGCCACCGCGACGGACCTGGTGCTCACCGTCACGCAGATGCTCCGCAAGAAGGGCGTGGTCGGCAAGTTCGTGGAGTTCTTCGGCAACGGCCTGAAGAGCCTGTCGCTGCCGGACCGCGCCACCATCGCCAACATGGCGCCCGAGTACGGCGCCACCATCGGCTTCTTCCCCGTGGACGAGGAGAGCCTCAACTACCTGCGCTTCACCGGCCGCCCGGATGACGTCGTGGCCCTCACCGAGGCCTACGCCAAGGAGCAGGGCCTGTGGCGCAAGGACGGCGCGGCGGACCCGCTCTTCAGCGACACGCTGGAACTGGACCTGGCCACCGTGGTGCCCAGCCTCGCCGGCCCCAAGCGCCCGCAGGACCGCGTGCCCCTCAAGGACATGAAGTCCGGCTACGAGAAGTCGCTCGTGGAGATGCTCGCCGCCGGCAAGAGCAAGGGCGAGGACGACGAGGGCGGCGGCAAGGCCAAGGCCCCCGCGGCCGAAGTCCCGCCGGAGCGCCTGGCCCAGACGTCCACCGTGAAGGCGGGTCGCTCCAGCTACCAGCTCGGCCACGGCGCGGTGGTGATTGCGTCGATTACCTCCTGCACCAACACCTCCAACCCGGCGGTGCTGGTGGCGGCGGGCATCCTCGCGAAGAACGCCGTGGAGCGCGGCCTCAACCCCAAGCCGTGGGTGAAGACGAGCCTCGCCCCGGGCAGTCGCGTCGTCACCGAGTACCTGCGTGACGCGGGTCTGCTGCCCTACCTGGAGGCCGTCGGCTTCCACGTGGTGGGCTACGGCTGCACCACCTGCATCGGCAACTCCGGTCCGCTGCCCGAGCCCGTCGCCAACGCCGTCACCGAGGCGGACCTCGTGGTGGCCGCGGTGCTGTCCGGCAACCGCAACTTCGAGGGCCGCATCAACCCGCACGTGCGCATGAACTACCTGGCCAGCCCGCCGCTGGTGGTGGCCTACGCGCTGGCCGGCGAGGTGGGGTTGGACCTGGACAAGGAGCCGCTGGGCACGGACCCCAACGGCCGCCCGGTGTTCCTCAAGGACATCTGGCCCTCGGACGAGGAGATTCGCAACACCATCCGCGCCGCCGTGAAGCCGGAGCAGTTCCGCAGCCAGTACGCCAACGCCATGGAGGGCGACGCGCTCTGGCAGCAGCTCCAGGTGACCAAGGGCTCCACCTTCAAGTGGGAGCCGAAGTCCACCTACGTGCGCAAGCCGCCCTTCTTCGAGAACCTGCCGAAGGAGCCGAAGGCGCCGCAGGACATCAAGGGCGCGCACGTGCTGGCGCTGCTGGGTGACTCCGTCACCACGGACCACATCTCGCCCGCGGGCAACATCGCGAAGACGAGCCCCGCGGCGAAGTACCTCATGGCCGAGGGCGTGGAGCCCAAGGACTTCAACTCCTACGGCGCGCGGCGCGGCAACCACGAGGTGATGGTGCGCGGCACCTTCGCCAACATCCGCCTGAAGAATCTGCTGGTGCCCGGCGTGGAGGGCGGCGTCACCGTCCACATCCCCACCCGCGAGCGGACGAGCATCTACGACGCCTCCATGAAGTACCAGGCGGAGGGCACGCCGCTGGTGGTGCTGGCCGGCGCGGAGTACGGCACCGGCTCCAGCCGTGACTGGGCCGCCAAGGGCACGCAGCTGCTCGGCGTGAAGGCCGTCATCGCCAAGAGCTTCGAGCGCATCCACCGCTCCAACCTCGTGGGCATGGGCGTGCTCCCGCTCCAGTTCGAGGCGGGCCAGGACGCGCAGTCGCTGGGTCTCACCGGCCACGAGAAGTTCGAGATTACGGGCATCGCGGAGAACCTGGCGCCGCAGAAGAAGCTCACCGTGAAGGCCACGGGCGAGGGCGGCACCAAGGAGTTCACCGCGCTGTGCCGCATCGACACGCCGAACGAGCTCGACTACTACCGCCACGGCGGCATCCTGCAGTTCGTGCTGCGCCAGCTGGCCAAGGCCTGA
- a CDS encoding helix-turn-helix transcriptional regulator, with amino-acid sequence MERTERILDLVALLLDAREPISWAELREHFPADYGGSDDAAERKFERDKAELVELGFPLTYVQGDDERRDGYIVDRDAYYLPEADLTKEELAVLYAAGSAALASGAFPGRDDLAHALRKIGFFAGESLPTPRVRMELGAVQEGEEKEVSARLEQLWDACASRKWVELTYASPKQPTTTQRKVDPYGLALRRGVWTLVGHCHLRGGLRTFHVHRVRELKVNTARPRTPDFQVPEDFTLDAHVAYFPWQHRFHEPVEVVLRLSGALASRAGSLLPGAMLEPAEEGVVRARLRVSFLDGLVRFCLALGPDCRVEGPESAQARLKDMATRILVRHEDPQETVSA; translated from the coding sequence ATGGAACGCACCGAACGCATCCTCGACCTCGTGGCCCTTCTGCTCGACGCGCGTGAGCCCATCTCCTGGGCCGAGCTGCGCGAGCACTTCCCCGCTGATTACGGCGGCTCTGACGACGCCGCCGAGCGCAAGTTCGAGCGCGACAAGGCGGAGCTGGTGGAGCTGGGCTTCCCGCTGACCTACGTGCAGGGCGACGACGAGCGGAGGGACGGCTACATCGTCGACCGCGACGCCTACTACCTGCCGGAGGCGGACCTCACCAAGGAGGAGCTGGCCGTGCTGTACGCCGCCGGCTCCGCCGCGCTCGCCTCGGGGGCCTTCCCCGGCCGGGACGACCTGGCGCATGCGCTGCGCAAGATTGGCTTCTTCGCCGGCGAGTCGTTGCCCACGCCCCGCGTGCGGATGGAGCTGGGCGCCGTGCAGGAGGGCGAGGAGAAGGAGGTCTCCGCCCGCCTGGAGCAGCTCTGGGACGCGTGCGCCTCGCGCAAGTGGGTGGAGCTGACGTACGCCAGCCCGAAGCAGCCCACCACCACGCAGCGCAAGGTGGACCCGTATGGCCTGGCCCTGCGCCGTGGCGTGTGGACGCTGGTGGGCCACTGCCACCTGCGCGGCGGCCTGCGGACCTTCCACGTGCACCGCGTCCGCGAGCTGAAGGTGAACACCGCCCGCCCGCGCACGCCGGACTTCCAGGTGCCGGAGGACTTCACGCTGGATGCCCACGTGGCGTACTTCCCGTGGCAGCACCGCTTCCACGAGCCGGTGGAGGTGGTGCTGCGCCTGTCGGGCGCGCTCGCCTCGCGCGCCGGCAGCCTGTTGCCCGGCGCCATGCTGGAGCCGGCGGAGGAGGGCGTGGTGCGCGCCCGCCTGCGGGTGTCGTTCCTGGACGGCCTGGTGCGCTTCTGCCTGGCGCTGGGGCCGGACTGCCGCGTGGAGGGCCCGGAGAGCGCCCAGGCGCGGCTGAAGGACATGGCCACGCGCATCCTGGTGCGCCACGAGGACCCGCAGGAAACGGTGAGCGCATGA
- a CDS encoding HD domain-containing protein, whose product MPTVEDALALAVEAHRGQRDKAGQPYILHPLRVMMRLETDAERTVALLHDVVEDTPWTLERLREAGYPDAVLRALDALTRRDGETYEAFVERLRPDALARRVKLADLEDNMDVRRLTAVTPKDAERLARYRAAWSRLREP is encoded by the coding sequence ATGCCCACCGTCGAAGACGCCCTCGCCCTCGCGGTGGAAGCGCACCGCGGCCAGCGGGACAAGGCCGGCCAGCCGTACATCCTCCATCCGCTGCGAGTCATGATGCGGCTGGAGACGGACGCCGAGCGCACCGTGGCCCTCCTCCACGACGTGGTGGAGGACACGCCCTGGACGCTGGAGCGGCTGCGCGAGGCCGGCTATCCGGACGCGGTGCTGCGCGCGCTGGACGCGCTCACCCGCCGCGACGGTGAGACGTACGAGGCCTTCGTCGAGCGCCTGCGGCCGGACGCGCTGGCCCGGCGGGTGAAGCTGGCGGACCTGGAGGACAACATGGACGTGCGCCGCCTCACCGCGGTGACGCCGAAGGACGCCGAGCGCCTGGCGCGCTACCGCGCCGCCTGGAGCCGCCTGCGCGAGCCGTGA
- a CDS encoding phospholipase D-like domain-containing protein, which translates to MREQSGVSSDGEAELVRAHSHGVVPEHPPVWSPNVSGLLLSRYYLPRGHAVQRGNACQLLRDGVEAYPAMLEAIRRARRYIRLETYMFITDAVGELFGQALAEAAERGVHVKVLYDAVGSWTSRRSFFEGLRARGVDIRAFKPFSLARGLRHLLRRDHRKILVVDGEVAFTGGVNISAHWAPEGQGSAWRDDVLRIEGPAVHELERRFLATWRMMFQDRFHRLARGLRHFKPRAPQRGQVGLAVLSSRRSIHRAYLHAIHRARSSVLIAAAYFIPDRRMVAALREASKRGVEVHLLLNARSDHPFLEFATRAFYEKLLASGIRIFEWQRGVLHAKTAVVDGVWGTIGSFNLERLSLAFNHEVNAVFADPRLGRQLEESFRTDCGNCREVTLEEFRRRPLWQRALERVLYAFRKML; encoded by the coding sequence ATGAGAGAGCAGTCAGGCGTTTCGAGCGACGGTGAGGCGGAGCTCGTACGCGCCCACTCCCACGGCGTGGTGCCGGAGCACCCGCCCGTGTGGAGCCCGAACGTCTCCGGGCTGCTCCTGTCGCGGTACTACCTGCCGCGCGGCCACGCCGTGCAGCGGGGCAATGCCTGCCAGTTGTTGCGCGACGGCGTGGAGGCCTATCCGGCCATGCTGGAGGCCATCCGCCGGGCGCGCCGCTACATCCGGCTCGAGACGTACATGTTCATCACCGACGCCGTCGGTGAGCTGTTCGGCCAGGCCCTGGCGGAGGCGGCCGAGCGCGGCGTGCACGTGAAGGTGCTCTACGACGCGGTGGGCTCCTGGACGAGCCGCCGCAGCTTCTTCGAGGGGCTGCGCGCGCGCGGCGTGGACATCCGCGCCTTCAAGCCCTTCAGCCTGGCCCGGGGGCTGCGCCACCTGCTGCGCCGCGACCACCGGAAGATTCTGGTGGTGGACGGCGAGGTCGCCTTCACGGGTGGGGTGAACATCTCCGCGCACTGGGCCCCCGAAGGACAGGGCTCGGCGTGGCGGGACGACGTGCTGCGGATTGAGGGCCCGGCGGTGCACGAGCTGGAGCGGCGCTTCCTGGCCACGTGGCGGATGATGTTCCAGGACCGCTTCCACCGGCTCGCCAGGGGGCTGCGCCACTTCAAGCCCCGGGCGCCCCAGCGGGGGCAGGTGGGCCTGGCGGTGCTGTCCAGCCGGCGGAGCATCCACCGGGCCTACCTGCATGCGATTCACCGGGCGCGCAGCAGCGTGCTCATTGCCGCCGCGTACTTCATTCCCGACCGGCGCATGGTGGCGGCGCTGCGCGAGGCCTCGAAGCGGGGCGTGGAGGTGCACCTGCTCCTCAACGCCCGCAGCGACCACCCCTTCCTGGAGTTCGCCACCCGCGCCTTCTACGAGAAGCTGCTGGCCTCGGGCATCCGCATCTTCGAGTGGCAGCGCGGCGTGCTGCACGCGAAGACGGCCGTGGTGGACGGGGTGTGGGGCACCATCGGCTCGTTCAACCTGGAGCGCCTCAGCCTGGCCTTCAACCACGAAGTCAACGCCGTCTTCGCGGACCCCCGCCTGGGCCGGCAGCTGGAGGAGTCCTTCCGCACCGACTGCGGGAATTGCCGCGAGGTGACGCTGGAGGAGTTCCGCCGCCGGCCCCTCTGGCAGCGGGCCCTGGAGCGCGTGCTGTACGCCTTCCGCAAGATGCTTTGA
- a CDS encoding FHA domain-containing protein — protein sequence MPFQLTISEGREAGKEFVFDQDSVLIGRSTDCDVALFDPGVSRKHCRIFLDGETYSVEDQGSANGTLVNGSPVTTQVLEDSDKLTLGPVTFVFVMMTDEPSTGEEEIPAGAQEGANSTRIVSVDAVKRQRNKGVALAPEGADEEELEELRQGATRHNLRALRPVSGTQSGSRPAVAPQAPPRASGPKAAIERAAPSAPAPRRPPSSTNVPVRARATGPQPAAGGLSAADRARIRRESPGVIASAKLFWADATPAIRSGILGGGAAMVLGIFGLLYWLVLSDGETQHKGEEPAMLGSQPIRDSFGLGPGVTWERADMKVFSWEYTAATKAVVILHYQAQGISKDEVVVSVNGVDVGKVPPDTLASQDRPLELMIPAPNLKKGEPNRIIFDNTKNPPGEEPWVIWNVWVERALLPDLLPEELAQKATESFKRGRKYFDTPDIGARNRYEAWKAFRESWLMLEAHPEPKPDLYFDAQERMKTAQQELDRTCAKLLLEVEGYYNQGNYKAASATLDHVKEYFPEYDQPCATRAENKRSEYGL from the coding sequence ATGCCTTTCCAGCTGACGATCTCCGAGGGTAGAGAAGCCGGCAAGGAGTTCGTCTTCGATCAGGACTCCGTCCTCATCGGCCGTTCGACGGACTGCGACGTCGCACTGTTCGACCCGGGTGTCTCCCGCAAGCACTGCCGCATCTTCCTCGATGGAGAGACCTACTCCGTCGAGGACCAGGGCAGTGCCAACGGGACACTCGTCAACGGCTCGCCGGTCACCACGCAGGTGCTGGAGGACAGCGACAAGCTGACGCTCGGGCCGGTGACGTTCGTCTTCGTGATGATGACGGACGAGCCGTCCACGGGTGAGGAGGAGATTCCCGCTGGCGCGCAGGAAGGCGCCAACAGCACCCGCATCGTCTCCGTGGACGCGGTGAAGCGTCAGCGCAACAAGGGCGTGGCGCTGGCGCCGGAGGGCGCGGACGAGGAGGAGCTGGAGGAGCTGCGCCAGGGCGCCACCCGCCACAACCTCCGGGCGCTGCGCCCCGTCTCGGGGACTCAGTCCGGCTCGCGCCCCGCCGTCGCGCCGCAGGCCCCGCCCCGCGCCTCGGGCCCCAAGGCCGCCATCGAGCGCGCGGCCCCGTCGGCGCCTGCCCCGCGCCGTCCGCCCTCGTCCACGAACGTCCCCGTGCGGGCCCGCGCGACGGGCCCCCAGCCCGCGGCCGGTGGCCTGTCCGCGGCCGACCGTGCCCGCATCCGCCGCGAGTCCCCCGGCGTCATCGCCAGCGCGAAGCTCTTCTGGGCGGATGCGACTCCGGCCATCCGCAGCGGCATCCTCGGCGGTGGCGCGGCGATGGTGCTCGGCATCTTCGGCCTGCTCTACTGGCTGGTGCTCAGCGACGGCGAGACGCAGCACAAGGGCGAGGAGCCCGCCATGCTCGGCTCGCAGCCCATCCGCGACTCGTTCGGCCTGGGGCCGGGCGTGACGTGGGAGCGCGCGGACATGAAGGTCTTCTCCTGGGAATACACCGCCGCCACCAAGGCGGTGGTCATCCTCCACTACCAGGCGCAGGGCATCTCCAAGGACGAGGTGGTGGTGAGCGTCAACGGCGTGGACGTGGGCAAGGTGCCGCCCGACACGCTGGCCAGCCAGGACCGTCCGCTGGAGCTGATGATTCCCGCCCCGAACCTCAAGAAGGGCGAGCCCAACCGCATCATCTTCGACAACACCAAGAACCCGCCGGGCGAGGAGCCCTGGGTCATCTGGAACGTGTGGGTGGAGCGCGCGCTGCTGCCGGACCTGCTGCCGGAGGAACTGGCGCAGAAGGCCACCGAGTCCTTCAAGCGCGGCCGGAAGTACTTCGACACGCCGGACATCGGCGCGCGCAACCGCTACGAGGCCTGGAAGGCCTTCCGCGAGTCCTGGCTGATGCTGGAGGCCCACCCGGAGCCCAAGCCGGACCTCTACTTCGACGCGCAGGAGCGCATGAAGACGGCGCAGCAGGAGCTGGACCGCACCTGCGCCAAGCTGCTCCTGGAGGTCGAGGGCTACTACAACCAGGGCAACTACAAGGCCGCCTCCGCCACGCTGGACCACGTGAAGGAGTACTTCCCCGAGTACGACCAGCCGTGTGCCACGCGCGCGGAGAACAAGCGCTCCGAGTACGGGTTGTAG
- a CDS encoding PilW family protein, with protein sequence MSFRNPWRVSASRRGMTLLETLIVVVLAAIVIAAATALLLAGGRVVHNTEHAADSHDNSRIAAESIMNLVRQAGAGAPGGLWVAQGGIPVRTNPIFGRDGTTGNGTTGNVTNPDGSDDLWLVLPDPNYMGEPCSMVGGQPSGAAVPVTRAGTGALSVNCTASLREGALHVASNMTTGALLSNVQLVPENPSNPGVVSYAEQGVTGFSNAPEKGGFQSGDWVYPVRLVHFFLATNPATGRSALYRTEGLVAQDALGRPYSDVATEPQVVQDFVEDFQVAFGFDLSNTGDAKDYTWQHGLAPTFAAGLRTVRVSVVATGRNPRRDSQSTAVLSADKPIDVENHVRPPAVVADGFYRSLYTRRLELPNLAAASL encoded by the coding sequence ATGAGCTTCCGCAACCCCTGGCGGGTGTCCGCCTCCCGGCGTGGAATGACGCTGCTGGAAACGCTGATTGTCGTGGTGCTGGCGGCCATCGTCATCGCGGCCGCGACGGCGCTGCTGCTGGCCGGCGGGCGCGTGGTGCACAACACCGAGCACGCGGCGGACAGCCACGACAACTCCCGCATCGCGGCGGAGAGCATCATGAACCTGGTGCGGCAGGCCGGCGCGGGCGCTCCCGGCGGCCTGTGGGTGGCCCAGGGCGGCATTCCCGTGCGCACCAACCCCATCTTCGGGCGCGACGGCACCACCGGCAACGGCACCACCGGCAACGTCACCAACCCCGACGGCAGCGATGACCTGTGGCTCGTGCTGCCGGACCCCAACTACATGGGCGAGCCCTGCTCCATGGTGGGTGGCCAGCCCTCCGGCGCCGCGGTGCCGGTGACACGGGCCGGCACGGGCGCGCTGAGCGTCAACTGCACCGCCAGCCTGCGCGAAGGAGCCCTCCACGTGGCCAGCAACATGACCACGGGCGCGCTGCTGTCCAACGTCCAACTGGTGCCGGAGAACCCCAGCAACCCGGGCGTGGTGAGCTACGCCGAGCAGGGCGTGACGGGCTTCTCCAACGCGCCGGAGAAGGGTGGCTTCCAGAGCGGTGACTGGGTCTACCCGGTGCGGCTGGTGCACTTCTTCCTCGCCACCAACCCGGCGACGGGGCGCTCGGCGCTGTACCGCACGGAGGGACTGGTGGCGCAGGACGCGCTGGGCCGGCCCTACTCGGACGTCGCCACGGAGCCGCAGGTGGTGCAGGACTTCGTGGAGGACTTCCAGGTGGCGTTCGGCTTCGACCTCAGCAACACCGGGGACGCCAAGGACTACACCTGGCAGCACGGCCTGGCGCCCACGTTCGCCGCGGGCCTGCGCACGGTGCGCGTCAGCGTGGTGGCCACCGGCCGCAACCCCCGCCGGGACAGCCAGAGCACCGCCGTGCTGTCCGCCGACAAGCCCATCGACGTGGAGAACCACGTGCGCCCGCCCGCGGTGGTCGCGGACGGCTTCTACCGCAGCCTCTACACGCGCCGCCTGGAGCTGCCCAACCTGGCCGCGGCCAGCCTGTGA
- a CDS encoding PulJ/GspJ family protein, with translation MSTPLFVRTRRAPARGSSILEVLISMAVLAMVAAGAVGGMLSASRHVRDGQLFQGKRLLAEARTQRLWLVNKTELVRQAVPYPGQDPHTIPLGTAPWQVDVTAAVANDPGSGAYFEVTATGEVKPATGIPFGTACTDTAVPAGTFCREVLITRGLRSGATPGPNSVLPTGATAVTVWTRVWRKGEDASGAVVHSEVFVQ, from the coding sequence ATGAGCACGCCCCTGTTCGTCCGGACGCGCCGCGCTCCCGCGCGCGGCTCCAGCATCCTCGAGGTCCTCATCTCCATGGCGGTGCTGGCGATGGTCGCCGCCGGCGCGGTGGGCGGCATGCTGTCCGCCTCGCGCCACGTGCGCGACGGGCAGCTCTTCCAGGGCAAGCGGCTGCTGGCGGAGGCCCGCACCCAGCGACTGTGGCTGGTCAACAAGACGGAATTGGTGCGGCAGGCGGTGCCCTACCCCGGCCAGGACCCGCACACCATCCCGCTCGGCACCGCGCCCTGGCAGGTGGACGTGACGGCCGCGGTGGCCAACGACCCGGGCTCGGGCGCGTACTTCGAGGTGACCGCCACCGGTGAGGTGAAGCCCGCCACCGGGATTCCGTTCGGCACGGCGTGCACCGACACCGCCGTGCCCGCGGGCACCTTCTGCCGGGAAGTGCTCATCACCCGGGGGCTCCGGAGCGGCGCGACGCCGGGCCCCAACTCGGTCCTTCCCACGGGCGCGACGGCCGTCACGGTGTGGACGCGCGTGTGGCGCAAGGGCGAGGACGCCTCGGGCGCCGTCGTGCACAGCGAGGTCTTCGTCCAATGA
- a CDS encoding helix-turn-helix transcriptional regulator, whose protein sequence is MSNVHERLRRLLFLVPYVSKHPGVTVEALAKALNISREDLLEELDLLTCVGRPPFNPDDYIDIYVDNDRVYVDLDQRLFAPPRLTPGEAAALAASAELLRPAAGDALQSALQKLERILPPSTRERYREMYRKIDASAEAPQALAPLTRAIIERLEVTFAYATPGRAPESRRVRPYELLSHRGQWYLQGFDHMRQDARLFRLDRMEDIAVTDTAFLPPPDARADVPNPARSRTEVSVRVRFSPVAAPYVKERFGRDARPLADGGVEVLVAGDSERWLTQWVLSFGGEAQVMEPASARAAVARAARASVG, encoded by the coding sequence ATGAGCAACGTCCATGAGCGGCTCCGCCGCCTGCTGTTCCTCGTCCCCTACGTCTCCAAGCACCCCGGCGTCACGGTGGAGGCGCTCGCGAAGGCGCTCAACATCAGCCGGGAGGACCTGCTGGAGGAGCTGGACCTGCTCACCTGCGTGGGCCGGCCGCCCTTCAACCCGGACGACTACATCGACATCTACGTGGACAATGACCGCGTCTACGTGGACCTGGATCAGCGCCTCTTCGCGCCGCCCCGGCTGACCCCCGGCGAGGCCGCGGCCCTGGCCGCCTCGGCGGAGCTGCTCCGCCCGGCCGCGGGGGACGCGCTGCAGAGCGCCCTCCAGAAGCTCGAGCGCATCCTCCCGCCCTCCACCCGCGAGCGCTACCGGGAGATGTACCGGAAGATCGACGCCTCGGCGGAGGCGCCCCAGGCGCTGGCGCCCCTCACCCGCGCCATCATCGAGCGGCTGGAGGTGACCTTCGCCTATGCCACCCCGGGCCGCGCGCCCGAGTCACGCCGGGTGCGGCCATACGAGCTGCTGAGCCACCGCGGCCAGTGGTACCTCCAGGGCTTCGACCACATGCGCCAGGACGCGCGCCTGTTCCGGCTGGACCGGATGGAGGACATCGCCGTCACGGATACCGCCTTCCTCCCCCCGCCGGACGCCCGGGCGGACGTGCCCAACCCGGCGCGCAGCCGCACGGAGGTGTCCGTGCGCGTGCGCTTCTCCCCGGTGGCCGCCCCCTATGTGAAGGAGCGCTTCGGCCGGGACGCCCGCCCGCTCGCGGACGGGGGCGTGGAGGTGCTGGTGGCAGGCGACAGCGAGCGCTGGCTTACCCAGTGGGTGCTGTCTTTCGGCGGCGAGGCCCAGGTCATGGAACCGGCCAGCGCGCGGGCCGCCGTTGCCCGGGCGGCGCGTGCCTCGGTAGGATAA